The following proteins are co-located in the Rattus norvegicus strain BN/NHsdMcwi chromosome 19, GRCr8, whole genome shotgun sequence genome:
- the LOC134483189 gene encoding disks large homolog 5-like, which translates to MFARLCRHFGRVDVDREESRVKQTKPKEARRQTSSPENVLNKVQANEEEERLNRELELTTKERNELTDRLLYVTGGSMSKSPYFRPNPFYENLKIKEKEVMSLLHNLDTKNIEHREKFQELKKEINFYRNLHSRLLMDQACMKKKLVTLKQESKEVQRYLFELNPNDEDEQEKTSNLQTQQNVVSGTAGDMA; encoded by the exons atgtttgcccgtctttgtaggcactttgggagagttgatgttgatagagaagagtctagagtgaagcaaacgaaacctaaag aggcccgcagacagacgtcatcccctgaaaatgtcctaaacaaggtgcaggccaacgaggaagaggagaggctgaatagagaactggagctaactaccaaggagagaaatgagctgacagatcgcctcctttatgtgacagggggATCCATGAgtaagag cccctacttcaggccaaatccattttatgaaaacttgaagataaaggagaaagaggtcatgtcattactgcacaacttagacacaaagaatattgaacatcgtgagaaatttcaggagctcaagaaggagattaacttctatcg caacctgcacagccggctcctgatggaccaggcatgtatgaagaagaagttggtcacattgaagcaggagagcaaggaggtacagcgatatttgtttgagttgaacccgaatgatgaagacgaacaggagaagaccagcaacctccagacccagcaaaatgtg gtctcaggaactgcaggagacatggcatag